TATAGGGGATGACCATGCCCGCGTTTGCGCACCCTCCCTTTGTCGCCATCGAGCTCGACCGGATTTCCCTCCCGGGAGAGGTCACCCCGGGAAAGATCCTGGAAATCATAGTCCTGGTGGTCGCCGCGTGGGCCGTCATCCGCTGGCTCTCGAAGCTGTTCCAGCTCCTGGGCGGGAAGATCCCCCGTTCGCGCTTCCTGATGAAGCTCCTCGAGCCCGCCGCGCGGATCGGGATCTGGTTCGCCGCCATCTTCATCTCCATCCGGATCCTGGCCCCCTCGCACGAGGCGTTCCTGGCCTCGCTCGCATCCATGGGCCTGGCCATAGGCCTCGGCGCCCAGGACCTCATCAAGAACGTCATCGGCGGCCTCGTCGTCCTCGTCGACCGCCCCTACCAGCTCGGCGACCGCGTGAGGATCGGCGACGCCTACGGGGAGATCGACCACGTGGGGCTCAGGAGCACGAAGCTGACGACGCCCGACGACACCCGGGTGACGATCCCGAACCTGGACATCCTGACCCAGCAGGTCCACAACGCGAACTCGGGGGTGCCCGACTGCCAGGTCGTCACCGACCTCTACCTTCCCCCCGGCACCGACCCGGAAACCGCCATCGGGATCGGCTACGAAGCGGCCGCCTGTTCCCCCTACCTGCTGGCGGAGAAACCGATCGTGGCCCTGGTGTCGCAGGGGTTCGACCAGCAGGCCTACCTGCGCCTCCGGGTCAAGGCCTACGTCTACGACCACCGTTACGAACCCCGCATGATGAGCGACGTCACCAGCCGCGCCACCAGCGAGTTTCTGCGCCTGGGGCTCCTCGAGGGCTGGAAAAGCCGCCCCCCCGGGGGCTCGCGCGCCTGATCCGTGGTATGGTATGGGTAGAAGCCTAACCGTTCACCCGAGAAAGGAGACCCCCATGTTCCGTACCACCGGCCCCGTTTTTGCCGCCGTAAGGCTGGACGAATCCGCCGACGAGGTGCTCCGCCAGGCCGTGGAGATCGCCCGGCATTACGGCGTGAAGCTCTACGTCTGCCACGTCCTCCCCGATGTCGGGGCGGTGCGCCCCCTCTTCCCCCAGCTGCAGATGGAGGACGCCCTCCGGACGACCGATTTCGAGGCCGGGGTGTATCGCGCCCTCTCGGAGCGGGTCGCCGCCTTCACGCCCCCCCGGGGGAAGGAGTGCGAACTCAAGATCGAGTACGGAACCGAGCACGCGGCCATCATCGACGCCGCGGAGCAGGTCGGCGCGGGGATGATCGTCGTGGGCCACGGTTCCGAGAAGCACCGCCTGGGCGGGATCTCGGAGCGCGTCGTCCGCCACGCCCACTGCCCGGTCCTGGTCGCGCGCCCCCCGGAGAAGGGGGGGGTGCTGGCGGCCACCGACTTCTCCGACCCCTCGACCCCCGCCGTGGATGCCGCCGCGAGCGAAGCCGGAAGGAGAGGGCGCGAACTCCGCGTCGTCCACGCCTTCGACATCCTCCGCTACGGCATGGTGACCGACCCGACCATGCCCGGCCTGCTGCCGCTCGATTTCTCCGCCGAAATCGAGGAGGCGCTCCGGGGCCACCTCGACGAGTGCGTCCGCCGGGTCGGGGCCGCCGAGGGGCTCCTGGTGCGCGGGGCCGCGGACCGGGCCGTCGTGGAGACGGCCGAAAAGCTCGAAGCGGACCTGGTCGTGGTCGCCACGCGGGGACGGACCGGGCTCGCCCACCTGGCGCTCGGGAGCGTGGCCGAGGCGGTCGTGCGCGGGGCCGCCTGCTCGGTCCTCGTCGTCCGGATGAAGGCTTGACCGCCGCGACGTCGGAGGAAAGCGAGCGATGACGAGCGACCGCCTGACCGATTTCGACCTCCACCTGATCGGCGAGGGGACCCACTACCGCACCTGGGAAAAGCTGGGGGCCCACCCGGGCCGCCTCGACGGGGCCCCGGGAACCTTTTTCCGGGTATGGGCGCCCAACGCCCGGCGCGTTTCCGTCATCGGCGATTTCAACGGGTGGGACCGGGAGGCGGCCCCCCTCCAGCCGCGGGGTTCCTCCGGAATCTGGGACGGGTTCGCGCCCGGGGTGAAGTCCGGAGACCTCTACAAGTACTTCATCGAGTCGCGCTACGGCGGCTACGCCGTCGAAAAGGCCGACCCTTACGGCTTCGCGGCCGAAATCCGCCCCCGGACCGCCTCCAAGGTGTGGGACCTGTCGGCCTACGACTGGCAGGACGGTGAGTGGATGCGCGCCCGCCCGGGGCGCCGCCCCCACGAGGAGGCGCTCTCGATCTACGAAGTCCATCTCGGCTCCTGGATGCGCGCGCCGGAGGAGGGGGACCGCTGGCTCACCTACCGC
This genomic interval from Acidobacteriota bacterium contains the following:
- a CDS encoding universal stress protein, whose product is MFRTTGPVFAAVRLDESADEVLRQAVEIARHYGVKLYVCHVLPDVGAVRPLFPQLQMEDALRTTDFEAGVYRALSERVAAFTPPRGKECELKIEYGTEHAAIIDAAEQVGAGMIVVGHGSEKHRLGGISERVVRHAHCPVLVARPPEKGGVLAATDFSDPSTPAVDAAASEAGRRGRELRVVHAFDILRYGMVTDPTMPGLLPLDFSAEIEEALRGHLDECVRRVGAAEGLLVRGAADRAVVETAEKLEADLVVVATRGRTGLAHLALGSVAEAVVRGAACSVLVVRMKA
- a CDS encoding mechanosensitive ion channel, with amino-acid sequence MPAFAHPPFVAIELDRISLPGEVTPGKILEIIVLVVAAWAVIRWLSKLFQLLGGKIPRSRFLMKLLEPAARIGIWFAAIFISIRILAPSHEAFLASLASMGLAIGLGAQDLIKNVIGGLVVLVDRPYQLGDRVRIGDAYGEIDHVGLRSTKLTTPDDTRVTIPNLDILTQQVHNANSGVPDCQVVTDLYLPPGTDPETAIGIGYEAAACSPYLLAEKPIVALVSQGFDQQAYLRLRVKAYVYDHRYEPRMMSDVTSRATSEFLRLGLLEGWKSRPPGGSRA